The Gemmatimonadales bacterium DNA window GTTCGAGCAGCTGTCCGTCTGCACGCACTACCGGCTCGGCGGCGAAACGCTGGACGACCTGCCTGACAACGTCGCGGCGCTCGCGGAAGTGGAACCGGTGTATGAGCTCCTTCCCGGCTGGCGCCAGCCGACCGGCGAGGCCCGCACGCTCGCCGCCCTTCCCCGGGAGGCCCGCGCCTACCTCGACCGCCTCGAGGCGCTGGCAGGCGCCCCCATCCGCTACGTGGGCGTGGGCACCAAGCGCGAGCAGCTGATCGAAGTGCAGTGAGGGTGCTCTTGAAGGTGCTGTCGGGAGTCGCCGCGGTCCTCGTCGTCGTGGCCGTGGTGGTCTCGTTGGTTCTCTTCCGCTCGATACCTCCCCTGGACGGCAAAGAGTCGTTGCCGGCGCTCTGCGCGCCGGTCGAGGTGCTCTGGGACAGCCTCGGCATCCCGCACCTCACGGCAGCGTCGGACGCGGACGCGCTGAAGGCGCTCGGATACCTCCACGCGCGCGATCGGCTGTGGCAGATGGAGACCCTCCGCCGCACCGCCGAGGGGCGGCTGGCCGAAGTGCTGGGACCCGCCGCCCTCGGCCTCGACCGGTTCCTGCGCTCGCTCGACATCCCGCGCGCCGCGGCCGCGAGCCTGGGCACGATAGCGCCCGAGGCCCGGGCGCTCGCCGAAGCCTACGTGGCGGGCGTGAACCAGTGGATCTCCCACCACACGCGGCCACTTCCTCTCGAGTTCCAGCTCTTGCGCTTCGCCCCGGAGCCGTGGACGATGCAGCAGGTGGTCGAGGTGGCACGGGTGATGTCGTGGGACCTGGTGAGCGCGCGGCTCGAGCTGAACCTCGCGCGGGCGGCGGCGCGCCTGGGCCCGGAACGGGCGCGCGACCTGGTCCCGCTGTACCCGGACAGCGCGCCGGTCATCCTGGCGCCGGGGACTGCTACGTGGAAAGACGGGCGGCAGACGCGCAGACGCGCAGACGCGCAGTCGGTGGGCGGGCGGCAGTATTCGGTTGAACGGCAGTGGCTCCCGAGCCACCTGCTCGCCGAGCGGGAGGTCCCGGAGATACCGCCGTTGGCGGCGGAAGTTCTCGACGCGGTGACCATGACGCGGGCGTCGAACTCCTGGGTGATCGGATCGTCGCGCTCGCGCTCGGGCAAGCCCATCCTGGCCAACGACCCGCACCTCCGGCTCAGCGCGCCTTCGCTGTGGTACCTCGCGGTCATCGAGAGCCCTCGCCTGCACGTCGCCGGCGCCACGATCCCCGGCCTGCCGGCCGTGATCATCGGGCACAACCGGCGCATCGCCTGGGGGCTCACCAACGGGTCGGTGGACGACGTGGACTACGTGATCGAGCGGCTCTCGGCGGACTCCTCTCGCGTGCTCACGCCTGACGGGTGGGCGCCGGTGGAGGTGGTCCGGGACTCGATCCGGGTTCGCGGTCGTCAGGCGGTCCCGTTCACGCTGCGGCGCACGGCGCACGGCCCGATCGTGGACGAGGCCGCGCCCGACTCGGGCTGGACCCACGCGCCGTCGGACAGCGCCGCGCCCGTGACCGTGCTCGCGATGCGCTGGAACGGGCAGGACCCGAGCGACGAGCTCACGGCGCTGATCGGCGTGGACCGCGCGGGTTCGTGGACCGACTTCCTCGCCGCCGTCTCCGGGTTCAAATCGCCCGAGCAGAACTGGATCTACGCCGACGTGGACGGCAACATCGGGTACACCGCGAGCGGCGCGGTGCCGGTTCGGCGGTCGGGGGTCGGTCTCCTCCCGACACCGGGCTGGACCGACGAGGGGAGGTGGGAGCGGTACCTGGACTTCGACGAGCTGCCCCGCGCGTTCAATCCGCCCGATGGTTTCATCGTCACCGCGAACAACCGGGTGATAGGCCCCGAGTACCCGCACTTCCTGGCGCAGGACTGGGACCTCGGCTACCGGGCGGCACGAATCCGGGAGATGCTCGTACCGGGCGGTCCTTTCACCGCCCTGGACGTTGGACGCATGCAGCTGGACACGGTGGACGTCTTCGCGCGATGGGCCAGGCGCCTAGCCGCGGACGCCGCGGCGACCGCGGGCCGGCAGGACCTGGCTGAGCGGCTGCGCGCGTGGGACGGCACGATGGGATCCGACCGGACGGAGCCGACGCTCTTCTACGTCTGGTACCGGGATCTCCAGCGCCTTACGTACGAGGACGAACTCGGTGGCTATGCGCCTTCGGGGCCACTGCACCGGTGGTTGCGCGCGGGCGGAAGCCCGTGGTTCGACGACATCAGGACGCCCGAACGCGAGGACCTGGCGGCGCTTTCCGCCCGCGCGATGCGCGAAGCGCTGCCGGTAGCCGAG harbors:
- a CDS encoding penicillin acylase family protein, producing MRVLLKVLSGVAAVLVVVAVVVSLVLFRSIPPLDGKESLPALCAPVEVLWDSLGIPHLTAASDADALKALGYLHARDRLWQMETLRRTAEGRLAEVLGPAALGLDRFLRSLDIPRAAAASLGTIAPEARALAEAYVAGVNQWISHHTRPLPLEFQLLRFAPEPWTMQQVVEVARVMSWDLVSARLELNLARAAARLGPERARDLVPLYPDSAPVILAPGTATWKDGRQTRRRADAQSVGGRQYSVERQWLPSHLLAEREVPEIPPLAAEVLDAVTMTRASNSWVIGSSRSRSGKPILANDPHLRLSAPSLWYLAVIESPRLHVAGATIPGLPAVIIGHNRRIAWGLTNGSVDDVDYVIERLSADSSRVLTPDGWAPVEVVRDSIRVRGRQAVPFTLRRTAHGPIVDEAAPDSGWTHAPSDSAAPVTVLAMRWNGQDPSDELTALIGVDRAGSWTDFLAAVSGFKSPEQNWIYADVDGNIGYTASGAVPVRRSGVGLLPTPGWTDEGRWERYLDFDELPRAFNPPDGFIVTANNRVIGPEYPHFLAQDWDLGYRAARIREMLVPGGPFTALDVGRMQLDTVDVFARWARRLAADAAATAGRQDLAERLRAWDGTMGSDRTEPTLFYVWYRDLQRLTYEDELGGYAPSGPLHRWLRAGGSPWFDDIRTPEREDLAALSARAMREALPVAEGVKWGDAHVTVSQHALGGFGPLNRLLGLNLGPAPRAGSLYTVDVADFGSFAPPFVNTHAASFRQVVDLADVEAGRMIATTGQSGNPLARRYRDQSRRWWRGELWEVPLDRERVAAVGTLHLTPLSLSALSALSVYGVTPSAARSTSCVSTSRR